A stretch of DNA from Variovorax paradoxus:
ACGACAAGGTCGCGAAGCACGAGGGCTTCATCGTCTACGCGACGATGGTCTGAGCCCGCGCTGACGATCAGTACTTGATGGTGATGCCGGCCTTCACGCCGGTGTTGGCCTTGCCGTCCGAATGCGCGCCGCCCGAGAAGGAGACGTCGCCCCCGGTCTTGGCGCCCACCGAATAGGTGGGCCGCTTGCCCGAGGTGTCGGTGCCGGCCTCCAGGGCGCTGCCGTCCGGGCGCTGCACGCCGACCGTGGCGCCGTTGGTGCGGGCCGAGGTTTCGGTGGAGTCTACGTTGGGCGTGATGTAGGCCGTGCCCTTCTCGTCACTGTCGATCGGCACTTTGATGGGCTCCGCGGGGGCCACGCCGGCCGCTGCGCAGGCAGCCACACCCAGGAACGCAAGAATCACTCTGTTCATGGGCACTGATGGTGGGGGCTGGCCGTTACGCGGGCTGTGGGGGTGGCCTCCCCTGCCGCGTAGGACAAGGGCGGTGTTTTCGCGGCTTCAGTGCCATGACATGTTGAACAGGAAGAACGCCGCCAGCACCCACAGCAGCAGCACGAGGTGCGTGAGCTGCAAGCCTTCTTGCCGAATCCAGTAGCCGAACCACAGGCCACCCAGGTGCATCGCGAGGAGGAATGCGGCAAAGCCGGCCAGCCCCAGGTTGAGCCACGGCCGCGCGACGGCCAGGTCGCCGCCGACGACCAGCGCGGCACTGCCCGCCCAGAACGCCAGCGCCGCGCCGAGTTGCAACGCCAGCACCACACCCAGCGCCGTGCGATGCAGCGCCACTGATCGGATCGCACGTGTCAGCAAGGGCGTCTCGATGGCGGGTTCGTCGTGCAACGGCGCCATCGACATCGTGCCGCCGACCGCGAACGCCGAGCCCGCAAAGCCGCGCCAGTTGTTGCGCACGGCAATCGAAAGCCACAGCGCCATGCCCAGCGCGTGAAGGGACTGGAACAGCCAGACGGAGGTAGGGAGATTCATCGGGGCGCCTGTGGCATTAAATATCAAAGATTATTCTTTGATATTGATGCGCCCGCCGGTCGGCGGTCAAAGTCCCTCAACGAAGGTCGAACGCCATGAACACCGCCACCACCCCGCCCGGCCCGTCGCCCGAGGCGCTCGAGCGCCTGCTGGCCGCGGGCCGCGACAGCGCCCTGCTGCGCATGAGCCTTGCGCTGGCGCATCACCGGCGCGACGACGCGCCCACGGCGCTGATGCATGTGGAGAAAGCGCTGGCTTTCGACCCCGAGTTCACGGCCGCGTGGCGGCTGCAGGGCCTGCTCGCGCTGGCGCTCGGCGACGCCGCGAAGGCCGAGGCCTCGTTCGCGCAGGCGCTGGAGGTGGCGCAGCGGCGCGGGGAGCTTCAGCTGGTGAAGGAACTCACCGTGCGGCTGCGGCGCCTGCGCACGCCGAAGCCAGCTGCAGACTGACCTGCGTCAGCCCGCCATCTTCGCCAGCGGATTGAGCCCTGGCTCGCCGACGCGCGTGAGCGTGTTGCGGTCGGTGTGATGGAAGGGCTCGGCCTGGCCCTGGATCTGCATCACGGTGTCCTGGTCGTACGACCAGGTGCCGTCGGCATTGATCGTCACCGTGATGTTCCACGCCAGCGTGGTGAAGGCGCGTTCGATGAACGGGTTCGACACGATGCCGTTCACCAGGCTGCCGTGCTCGGCGCTGAGCGTGAACTGCGTGTCGCCGGGCTTCACGTG
This window harbors:
- a CDS encoding DUF2165 family protein, producing the protein MNLPTSVWLFQSLHALGMALWLSIAVRNNWRGFAGSAFAVGGTMSMAPLHDEPAIETPLLTRAIRSVALHRTALGVVLALQLGAALAFWAGSAALVVGGDLAVARPWLNLGLAGFAAFLLAMHLGGLWFGYWIRQEGLQLTHLVLLLWVLAAFFLFNMSWH